In the Flagellimonas sp. MMG031 genome, one interval contains:
- a CDS encoding formylglycine-generating enzyme family protein, with the protein MGSQIKVVKTAYFILGGIAIGFGQDKSDYKEYLPGTRATVEMIAIPSGSFLMGSPATESERNLDEGPVREVKVEGFWMSKFEITWDLYNLFVERAIDNLDNEQKASEVQRDTDAVSGATIPYVDMSLGMGREDKYPAVNITQRAASAFCEWLSSITGHYYRLPTEAEWEYAARAGNNGPYHFGTNPADLEQYAWFDKNSDGKYHTVGTKKPNPWGLCDMYGNVAEWTLDQYNESGYTNSNLPFEPPTKEYPIAIRGGSFRDGAQQLRSASRLPSNPVWKQRDPQFPRSKWWFTDAAFVGFRIVRPYSTPRKSAYEYYWIKDQY; encoded by the coding sequence ATGGGGTCACAGATCAAAGTTGTAAAAACTGCCTACTTTATTCTTGGTGGCATCGCGATTGGTTTTGGTCAGGATAAATCGGATTACAAAGAATACCTGCCAGGTACTCGTGCTACCGTGGAGATGATTGCAATACCTTCAGGGTCATTTTTAATGGGCAGCCCTGCAACCGAGTCTGAAAGAAATTTGGATGAAGGCCCTGTCCGTGAAGTTAAGGTTGAGGGGTTTTGGATGTCGAAATTTGAAATAACCTGGGATCTCTATAACCTTTTTGTGGAAAGGGCCATAGACAATCTAGATAATGAACAGAAAGCAAGCGAAGTCCAGCGGGACACCGATGCTGTATCCGGTGCCACGATTCCTTATGTCGACATGAGCTTGGGAATGGGCAGGGAAGACAAATATCCGGCGGTAAATATCACCCAAAGGGCGGCTTCCGCCTTTTGTGAATGGCTATCGTCCATCACAGGGCACTATTATCGATTACCAACGGAAGCCGAATGGGAATATGCCGCTAGGGCGGGGAACAATGGCCCCTATCACTTCGGGACCAATCCTGCCGACTTGGAGCAATATGCTTGGTTCGACAAAAATAGTGATGGGAAATACCATACAGTCGGTACCAAAAAGCCAAATCCTTGGGGGCTATGCGACATGTACGGCAATGTAGCGGAGTGGACCTTGGACCAATACAATGAAAGTGGATATACGAATTCCAACTTGCCCTTTGAACCACCCACAAAAGAATATCCGATTGCAATTCGAGGTGGATCTTTTAGGGATGGGGCACAACAACTGCGGAGTGCCTCCAGATTGCCATCCAACCCAGTTTGGAAACAACGGGACCCACAGTTTCCCCGCAGCAAATGGTGGTTTACCGATGCAGCGTTCGTGGGTTTTAGGATAGTGAGACCCTATTCCACCCCCAGAAAGAGTGCATATGAATACTACTGGATAAAAGATCAATACTGA
- a CDS encoding ATP-binding protein, producing the protein MKYFSIITFNLLGLISCLAQAELSGIQDLEINGEPFNQSVNTIYEDESGFLWIGCKSGLYRYDGYEIKHFQFNVFDDYSIPNNNINSIIEDKFQNLWLGSESYIIHFNRKENKFYGFYKSNSSTIIGKDSFGNIYAAISGKGFTKITPQEKVDHSTFTTLFDYNNDSNTMAKIQNMDLVEDGFERIWFASWFGIGVLNQKGEFSNTEFKQPVKSLIHLRNNKLLALCDDSIYVLGYNKSSIQLEVLEHYASSLFRKASLKSIAMDTLKNELWVGGSNGLYKGTRSDNRFIFRKSFPNSQEITPLDKKVTSTIFDSYGNLWIGTFKGVKKYVRGKSIFESHKFYPSNTNNVMSNSLLSFGKNTLLIGRLGGLFKYNLRKQKFSQIDVDLSKVSLISQNFEKNKLLLSSDNTLYETSLFKSSMPSLDVSELAKFNGQITSIIPINKNEIWVGIWGRGIQIINRENPLSDFKEKVVSLFNDQHVSTMLLTPKMELWVGTRGQGLYKIDMNNEKIEGFQPQKSNGISSNAILSLYQDDNDNIWIGTRGGGLNKYDAETKTFSTYGVRDGLNSNIISAIEGDDSGNLWLFTQEGIIRLDVDHEKFTSFGAENENIEIVSGFNVSTASENRKELFFGCADGFNMVKTDKYLQNNKTPTTVITSFQTLGASKNNSDPYNGMSYSSDVNIFSNDEIKLPFDRNSIAIKFSALDLTSPKNNKYAYTLEGLNDGWIYTDASNRNANYNDLSPGGYIFKVKSSNGDGIWNEDPIEVKFTILPPLWASQWAILIYSIIACLVIITCFFLIRKWYTMKKNLVMETISREKDKEHHQMKMTFFTDISHELRTPLTLILGTMEKVLKTKEHTLSTDSSQRIYSNTLRMHRLINQIMDLQKHDDGKLKLNISKNNIITDIKIIKNAFDDFAKNNNINYELHTNLDHLYAWYDVDILEKVLFNLLSNAFKYTPEQGKITISVALVDRDRNPVEKENSNKGAFIKCSVQDNGIGIPEKDLPHIFDRFYQSIKTYKNQIPGTGIGMRLVQKLVERHHGSIDVKSVEKEFTKFTFHLPINKDAFKKSELIKRATPLKKNFIKNSEYQVIGIQKTDTEKDNTNHQKNKPTILLVEDNTDLRQMLREDLQNEFNVIEASNGVEGYKSANAETPELIVSDILMPLGDGISMLQKIKQNEHLKDIPIFMLTAKNAAEDKIKCLALGADDYIEKPFSLEFVKWKIKNTLSRTFDLKEKYSRVITARPTDNEIVSNDEKFISKLVGIIEEYMADNQLNVEFLASEVGMSRANLYRKVQAILNDTPVNFIKKIRLERAAQLLKKDSIYISEIAYMTGFNNQKYFGKCFSKEYNMSPTEYIKKYASNEEENLDETRKVS; encoded by the coding sequence ATGAAGTACTTCTCAATAATAACATTCAATCTTTTAGGGCTGATAAGTTGTCTTGCTCAAGCTGAACTGTCTGGAATCCAAGATTTGGAAATTAATGGCGAACCGTTCAACCAAAGTGTAAATACCATTTATGAAGATGAAAGTGGCTTTTTGTGGATTGGCTGCAAATCGGGGCTTTACCGCTATGACGGTTATGAAATCAAACATTTCCAATTCAACGTTTTTGATGACTACTCAATACCCAACAACAACATAAACTCCATTATCGAGGATAAGTTCCAAAATCTATGGCTGGGAAGTGAAAGTTATATCATACACTTTAATAGAAAGGAAAATAAGTTTTATGGTTTTTACAAGAGTAACTCTTCCACCATCATAGGTAAGGACTCCTTCGGAAACATTTATGCCGCTATTAGTGGTAAAGGGTTTACAAAAATCACACCGCAGGAAAAGGTAGATCATTCCACTTTTACAACCTTGTTCGACTACAATAATGATTCCAATACCATGGCAAAAATCCAAAACATGGATTTGGTTGAAGATGGGTTTGAACGCATTTGGTTTGCTTCATGGTTTGGCATCGGAGTCCTGAATCAAAAAGGAGAGTTTAGCAATACGGAATTCAAACAACCTGTAAAGTCATTAATCCATTTAAGGAACAACAAACTGCTCGCATTGTGTGATGATTCCATCTATGTTTTGGGGTATAACAAATCATCCATCCAATTAGAAGTTCTTGAGCATTACGCAAGTTCCCTTTTCAGAAAGGCTTCACTCAAAAGCATTGCGATGGATACCCTTAAAAACGAGTTATGGGTGGGTGGGTCCAATGGGCTTTACAAAGGTACCAGAAGCGACAATCGTTTTATTTTTAGGAAATCGTTCCCAAACTCACAAGAAATTACTCCACTGGACAAAAAAGTGACCAGCACGATATTCGATTCTTATGGTAATTTATGGATAGGCACATTTAAGGGGGTAAAAAAATATGTTCGCGGGAAATCCATTTTTGAATCACATAAATTTTATCCTTCCAATACAAACAACGTTATGTCGAACAGCTTGCTCTCTTTCGGCAAAAACACATTGTTGATTGGAAGATTGGGCGGACTGTTCAAATACAATCTTAGAAAACAAAAGTTCTCCCAAATCGATGTTGACCTATCAAAGGTTAGTCTTATCTCCCAGAATTTTGAAAAAAATAAACTGCTGTTGTCCAGTGACAATACGCTTTATGAAACTTCATTGTTCAAATCTTCAATGCCTTCTCTGGATGTAAGTGAACTTGCCAAATTCAACGGGCAAATAACGAGCATAATCCCTATCAACAAGAACGAAATTTGGGTAGGCATTTGGGGACGTGGCATTCAAATCATCAACAGGGAAAACCCTTTGAGTGACTTTAAGGAAAAGGTAGTCTCATTATTCAATGATCAACATGTTTCAACAATGCTTCTTACCCCTAAAATGGAATTATGGGTGGGAACCAGAGGGCAAGGATTGTATAAAATTGATATGAACAATGAAAAAATAGAGGGGTTTCAACCACAAAAATCCAATGGTATTTCCTCGAATGCCATTTTAAGTCTTTATCAGGATGATAATGATAATATTTGGATCGGCACCCGTGGTGGGGGATTGAATAAGTACGATGCAGAGACCAAAACCTTTTCAACTTATGGCGTACGGGATGGACTGAATTCAAACATCATATCAGCCATTGAAGGTGATGATTCAGGCAATTTATGGTTATTTACCCAAGAAGGCATCATAAGGCTTGATGTTGATCACGAAAAATTCACCTCATTTGGGGCGGAGAACGAAAATATTGAGATTGTTTCTGGATTTAACGTTAGTACTGCAAGTGAAAATCGTAAAGAGCTTTTTTTTGGCTGTGCTGATGGCTTTAATATGGTGAAAACCGATAAATATTTACAAAACAATAAAACCCCGACTACGGTTATCACAAGTTTCCAGACCTTGGGAGCCTCCAAAAACAATTCCGACCCATACAATGGGATGAGTTATTCAAGCGATGTCAATATCTTCTCCAATGATGAAATCAAACTACCTTTCGATAGAAACAGTATAGCTATCAAGTTTTCCGCTCTTGACCTAACTTCTCCCAAAAACAATAAGTATGCCTATACTTTGGAAGGCCTTAATGACGGTTGGATATACACAGATGCCTCCAATAGAAATGCCAACTATAATGATTTATCACCAGGTGGATACATATTTAAAGTAAAGAGTTCCAACGGCGATGGTATCTGGAACGAGGATCCAATTGAAGTGAAATTTACCATTTTACCGCCCCTTTGGGCCAGTCAATGGGCTATCTTGATCTACAGCATTATAGCTTGTCTTGTTATTATCACTTGTTTCTTTTTGATACGAAAATGGTATACCATGAAAAAGAACCTCGTGATGGAAACCATTAGTCGTGAAAAGGATAAGGAACACCACCAAATGAAAATGACCTTTTTCACCGATATTTCCCATGAGTTAAGAACCCCATTGACTTTGATTCTTGGAACTATGGAAAAAGTGCTTAAAACCAAAGAGCACACCCTGAGTACGGATAGTTCTCAAAGAATTTACAGTAATACCCTTAGAATGCATCGTTTGATAAATCAAATTATGGATTTGCAAAAACATGATGATGGGAAATTGAAATTGAATATTTCCAAGAACAATATCATAACGGACATAAAAATCATAAAAAATGCCTTTGATGACTTTGCCAAAAACAATAACATCAACTATGAATTACATACGAACCTTGATCATTTATACGCATGGTACGATGTGGATATATTGGAAAAAGTATTGTTCAACTTACTGTCCAATGCTTTTAAATACACCCCCGAACAAGGCAAAATAACCATTAGCGTTGCATTGGTAGATAGGGATAGAAATCCCGTTGAAAAGGAGAATTCCAATAAAGGGGCCTTTATCAAATGTTCAGTACAAGATAATGGTATCGGTATACCGGAAAAAGACCTACCCCATATCTTCGATCGGTTTTATCAGTCCATAAAGACCTATAAAAATCAAATTCCCGGAACAGGAATAGGGATGAGATTGGTGCAGAAACTAGTTGAAAGGCATCACGGGTCAATAGATGTGAAAAGTGTGGAAAAAGAATTCACCAAATTCACTTTTCATTTACCCATCAATAAAGATGCATTTAAGAAATCCGAATTGATAAAAAGGGCCACTCCCCTTAAGAAAAACTTTATCAAAAACTCAGAGTATCAAGTTATAGGAATTCAAAAAACTGATACGGAAAAGGATAATACAAATCACCAAAAAAATAAACCTACCATATTATTGGTTGAGGACAATACCGATTTAAGACAAATGTTAAGGGAGGATCTACAAAATGAATTTAATGTAATTGAGGCTTCCAACGGGGTGGAAGGTTACAAATCTGCCAATGCCGAAACACCTGAACTCATTGTGAGTGATATATTAATGCCACTTGGTGATGGAATATCAATGCTACAAAAAATCAAGCAAAATGAACATTTAAAGGATATTCCCATTTTTATGCTCACCGCAAAAAATGCAGCTGAGGATAAAATAAAATGTCTGGCATTGGGTGCAGATGATTACATAGAAAAACCCTTTAGCTTGGAATTTGTTAAATGGAAAATCAAAAACACCCTATCAAGGACCTTTGACCTAAAAGAAAAATACAGCAGGGTAATTACTGCCAGGCCCACGGATAACGAAATCGTTTCCAATGATGAGAAATTCATCAGCAAATTAGTTGGTATTATTGAGGAATATATGGCTGACAATCAACTGAATGTTGAATTTTTGGCATCCGAAGTAGGGATGAGTCGAGCCAACCTCTACAGAAAGGTGCAAGCGATATTAAATGATACACCCGTTAATTTCATCAAGAAAATACGCTTGGAACGCGCTGCCCAGTTACTCAAAAAAGACTCCATATATATATCGGAAATTGCCTACATGACCGGATTCAACAATCAGAAGTACTTCGGAAAATGCTTCAGTAAGGAATATAATATGAGTCCAACGGAATACATAAAAAAGTATGCGTCAAATGAGGAAGAGAATCTGGATGAAACCCGAAAGGTCTCATAG
- a CDS encoding T9SS type A sorting domain-containing protein, translating to MKAKHYLICSFILLLFAPLSGMAQVDFDNMHGVRWKPKLPKRDVIWSKAPYVPTGQTNSWSSNIILDSIGANYSSIDLTPASKLIKDTDGTSCQNLSPTSSCVLQWKAAQYDSVAQFIKDSPIDKWMLHARVTPDASKTISGSGAVDYANDMIEVIKRVKTLGVQDKVRGIMIGEHETEGREMLTLALTIIDSINAHDFNGSNLSGGKNWLRTKAVTLHGGGFGAKFQNIHWKVKDYDQTLSGDQNFLKELSDNQKCADFAFAFKLFKGNMNFTSIPLTTSEWKTLLYNGSVTSSGTTISYDFKLKHVDSLFSNSTYNGGVSTNFKNIIFVGDDADGTTNMWKDPKTKKSFWALRSIFDEKNWNGFVFGVPLSAKINKQVEIINDDGTENTIVFGGGGTSLSHWQSWKANMINDPTNLTFNINQLPQGMDTENTKDIYEPLVLYPNPTKENHVYLNINGSSSFNLSIYDQKGVKINSRITNEGNKLKIDTQNLPSGLYYINGTINNVAISKKMIVDRY from the coding sequence ATGAAAGCAAAGCATTATCTAATTTGCTCATTTATCCTTTTGTTATTCGCTCCTCTAAGCGGAATGGCCCAAGTAGATTTCGACAATATGCATGGTGTACGATGGAAACCAAAATTACCGAAGAGAGATGTAATATGGAGTAAGGCTCCCTATGTTCCCACTGGACAAACGAACAGTTGGTCCTCAAACATCATATTGGATTCCATTGGGGCCAACTATTCTTCAATCGATCTGACACCCGCTTCAAAACTAATTAAGGATACAGATGGCACCTCGTGCCAAAACCTAAGTCCAACTTCCAGTTGTGTATTGCAATGGAAAGCTGCACAATATGATTCCGTGGCCCAATTCATTAAAGATTCCCCAATAGATAAATGGATGTTGCATGCCCGCGTTACACCCGATGCTTCAAAAACAATATCAGGGAGTGGTGCAGTGGACTATGCCAACGATATGATTGAAGTTATCAAGAGGGTAAAGACCTTGGGGGTTCAGGACAAAGTAAGGGGTATAATGATAGGAGAGCATGAAACCGAAGGACGAGAAATGTTGACACTTGCTTTGACCATTATAGACAGCATCAACGCCCATGATTTTAATGGGAGCAATCTTAGTGGTGGAAAGAATTGGCTGCGGACGAAGGCAGTTACCTTGCATGGCGGTGGATTTGGTGCGAAATTTCAAAATATTCATTGGAAAGTAAAGGATTATGATCAAACATTATCCGGTGATCAGAACTTTTTAAAGGAACTATCAGACAACCAAAAGTGTGCCGATTTTGCATTTGCATTCAAACTGTTCAAAGGCAATATGAATTTCACTTCGATACCCTTGACCACATCAGAATGGAAAACACTGCTATACAATGGAAGTGTTACCTCCAGCGGAACAACAATTTCATACGATTTTAAACTTAAACATGTGGACTCGCTGTTCAGCAATTCAACTTACAATGGGGGCGTTTCAACTAATTTTAAAAATATCATTTTTGTTGGAGATGACGCAGATGGAACCACCAATATGTGGAAAGACCCGAAAACAAAAAAATCCTTTTGGGCCCTTAGGTCAATATTTGATGAAAAAAACTGGAACGGTTTCGTATTTGGTGTCCCGTTAAGTGCTAAAATCAACAAACAAGTTGAAATTATAAATGATGACGGAACAGAAAACACCATTGTCTTTGGGGGTGGAGGAACGTCATTGAGTCATTGGCAATCGTGGAAGGCTAATATGATTAACGATCCAACCAATTTGACTTTTAACATCAATCAATTACCACAAGGGATGGATACAGAAAACACTAAAGATATTTATGAACCATTGGTATTATATCCTAATCCAACAAAAGAAAACCATGTATACTTGAATATAAACGGTTCGAGTAGTTTTAATTTGTCCATATACGACCAAAAGGGTGTGAAAATCAATTCTAGAATAACCAACGAAGGAAACAAATTGAAAATCGACACCCAAAACCTACCATCTGGTCTGTACTATATCAATGGTACTATAAATAATGTTGCGATTTCCAAAAAAATGATTGTAGATCGATATTAA
- a CDS encoding TIM barrel protein, with translation MNRRNFVKDNVMLSGAIGLGLSGLYAQNEKQDYVVPNISTQFNLKYAPHLGMFKASAGEDPIDQLNFMADMGFTAFEDNAMKGRTIALQAQMASTMEKRGLVMGVFVAHEISWTKPNLTNGDVSLRKKFLKEIEESIEVAKRVNAKWMTVVPGHVDLRLSKGYQTAHVVESLKQASALLEPHGLTMVLEPLNFYNHPGLFLTDSPQAFEICKAVDSPSCKILFDIYHQQIQEGNLIPNIDASWDEIAYFQVGDNPGRNEPTTGEINYKNVFQHIHSKGFEGIVGMEHGNSRPGKDGEQAVIDAYKTIDSF, from the coding sequence ATGAATAGAAGAAATTTTGTAAAGGACAATGTAATGCTCTCAGGAGCCATAGGACTGGGATTGTCAGGACTGTACGCCCAAAATGAAAAACAAGATTACGTTGTACCAAACATATCTACCCAATTCAATCTTAAATATGCCCCGCATTTGGGAATGTTCAAAGCTTCGGCCGGAGAAGACCCCATCGATCAATTGAACTTTATGGCGGACATGGGCTTTACGGCATTCGAAGACAACGCTATGAAAGGTCGTACCATAGCATTACAGGCCCAAATGGCAAGTACCATGGAAAAGCGGGGTTTGGTGATGGGCGTTTTTGTGGCCCACGAAATTTCATGGACCAAACCCAACCTTACGAATGGAGACGTTTCGCTCCGTAAAAAGTTCTTGAAAGAGATCGAAGAATCCATCGAAGTGGCCAAACGGGTCAATGCCAAATGGATGACCGTGGTACCGGGTCATGTGGACCTTCGGCTTAGCAAAGGGTATCAAACGGCCCATGTGGTGGAATCGCTCAAACAAGCCAGTGCGCTATTGGAGCCACATGGATTGACCATGGTATTGGAACCCCTTAATTTTTACAATCACCCAGGTTTATTTTTAACGGACAGCCCACAAGCTTTTGAAATTTGTAAAGCTGTGGATAGCCCCTCCTGCAAGATACTTTTTGACATTTACCATCAACAGATCCAGGAAGGAAACCTAATTCCCAATATCGACGCATCATGGGACGAAATCGCCTACTTCCAAGTTGGCGACAACCCTGGTCGAAATGAACCCACCACTGGAGAAATTAATTATAAAAATGTCTTCCAACATATACACTCCAAGGGCTTTGAAGGCATTGTGGGTATGGAGCACGGTAATTCAAGACCGGGAAAGGATGGGGAGCAGGCAGTGATTGATGCCTATAAAACAATTGACTCCTTTTAA
- a CDS encoding glycoside hydrolase family 2 TIM barrel-domain containing protein, producing MKAHHLLLVLVIGLQHLSLTSQISQAWEDPQLNGINRLPARSSSHSFESVALAKMGKSSNSKRYQSLNGDWKFQWHPTLEGAPSDFFSPDYDDSNWNCLPVPANWELHGYGTAIYTNIKYPFEPIDPPYIPSNDNPTGLYRTSFEVPKDWDNNQITLTFGGVSSAYYVWINGEFLGYSEDSALPTHFDITAHLKEGRNELAVKVLRYSDGVYLEDQDHWRLSGIHRDVYLSAAPKVQLYDFFVRTDLDDTYQNAELQIRPKIKIFDHLGIDGEKLEVQLYDSEDNAVFEAPLTLSVDAIYNEKYEQRGKPDFPLIKAMVENPKKWSAEHPNLYTLVFSLKDKNNGLLEARSTKIGFREIAINDGELLVNGESVLIYGVNRHDHSPLKGKVVSEELMLQDILMMKKYNINAVRTSHYPNSERFYELCDEYGIYVMDEANLETHGIGGQLSNDTSWSTAFLERAVRMVERDKNHPSIIIWSLGNESGSGFNHSTMANWIRAYDPTRPIHYEGAQTTGGKRKIEDEIIKDPAYVDMVSRMYSPIEYMVKMANFEGENRPVLWCEYAHSMGNSTGNLYQFWDAIRDNKRLIGGFIWDWVDQGLLQTTVSGEKYYAYGGDMGDTKINASNFCINGIVDPERNPKPALWEVKKVYQRVLFEAEDVVRGQIKIRNSHHFTNLNEFAFTWELQEDGVTIQRGDFDEVNVDPKASTTLDIPFKKPNLTPGAEYFLTVSAVLKEDTKWARKGHEIAFEQFLLPYAEPLLNKGLKDAERLQVNGNTIQGANFTVQFDTNTGQLTQFVYDGINLVTSGLRPSFWRPSTDNDRRGGKTPKDLSVWKSASQNPDKIDFQLKQISEHEARAIVNYLFAKGKAKMRLTHSIFGNGTMKTDVSFTKADDLPMLPKLGLQLEVPQTLEHLRWLGRGPHENYWDRKLGAKVDEYSGKVMENYYTYILPQESSNKTDVRWLSLTDAKGHGILINAIDENLSMSAWPYSTWDIEKALHTYDLKARDFITLNIDHKQMGVGGDDSWSKKALPHPEFRLKDTEYSYSFIIQPIQSVKEIGRVPPPE from the coding sequence ATGAAAGCACACCATCTTTTATTGGTTCTGGTCATTGGCCTACAACACTTGTCGTTAACCTCACAAATTTCACAGGCTTGGGAAGATCCCCAATTAAATGGTATCAATAGGCTTCCTGCCAGATCAAGCTCCCATTCATTTGAATCTGTTGCGCTGGCCAAGATGGGAAAATCGTCAAATTCCAAAAGATATCAATCCTTAAATGGGGACTGGAAATTTCAATGGCACCCAACACTAGAAGGGGCTCCAAGTGATTTCTTTTCTCCTGATTACGACGATTCCAACTGGAATTGCCTTCCCGTTCCTGCCAATTGGGAGTTGCATGGTTATGGCACCGCGATTTACACGAACATTAAATATCCTTTTGAACCAATAGACCCTCCCTATATTCCATCCAATGATAATCCAACTGGATTATACCGTACTTCTTTTGAAGTTCCCAAGGATTGGGATAATAACCAGATCACCTTGACTTTTGGAGGAGTAAGTTCGGCTTATTATGTATGGATAAACGGAGAGTTTTTGGGTTACAGTGAGGATAGTGCTCTTCCAACACATTTTGACATCACTGCCCATTTAAAGGAAGGTAGGAATGAATTGGCTGTAAAAGTCCTTCGCTACAGTGATGGAGTTTATCTGGAAGACCAAGACCATTGGAGATTGAGTGGTATCCATCGGGATGTATACTTAAGTGCTGCACCTAAAGTCCAACTTTACGATTTTTTTGTAAGAACCGATTTGGATGATACCTATCAAAATGCTGAATTACAGATTCGTCCTAAAATTAAGATTTTCGATCACCTTGGAATCGATGGGGAAAAACTTGAAGTGCAGTTGTACGATAGTGAGGATAATGCTGTTTTTGAAGCTCCCTTGACCCTATCAGTAGATGCGATTTACAATGAAAAATATGAACAGAGGGGCAAGCCAGACTTCCCTTTGATCAAAGCAATGGTCGAAAATCCGAAAAAATGGAGTGCCGAGCACCCAAATCTCTATACCTTGGTTTTCAGCCTGAAAGATAAAAATAATGGTTTATTGGAGGCTCGAAGTACCAAAATTGGGTTTCGGGAGATAGCGATCAATGATGGAGAATTACTTGTCAATGGGGAGTCCGTGCTTATCTATGGGGTTAACCGGCATGACCACAGCCCTTTAAAAGGAAAGGTGGTTTCCGAAGAATTGATGCTTCAGGACATTTTGATGATGAAAAAGTATAACATCAATGCAGTTCGAACTTCGCATTATCCAAATAGCGAACGTTTTTATGAATTGTGTGATGAATATGGCATTTATGTGATGGACGAGGCCAATTTGGAAACACATGGTATTGGAGGACAATTATCAAACGATACTTCGTGGTCAACGGCTTTTCTGGAAAGGGCGGTTCGTATGGTAGAACGCGATAAGAATCATCCCTCGATTATTATCTGGTCCTTGGGCAATGAATCAGGGTCGGGTTTTAACCATAGCACCATGGCCAATTGGATACGTGCATATGATCCCACGAGGCCCATACATTATGAAGGGGCACAGACGACTGGGGGAAAGCGTAAAATTGAAGATGAAATCATAAAAGACCCAGCTTATGTTGATATGGTAAGTAGAATGTACAGCCCTATAGAGTATATGGTGAAAATGGCAAACTTCGAAGGAGAAAACCGACCTGTACTCTGGTGTGAATATGCCCATTCGATGGGCAACTCCACTGGAAACCTTTACCAGTTTTGGGATGCCATTAGGGACAACAAGCGATTAATAGGCGGCTTTATTTGGGATTGGGTAGACCAAGGTCTCTTACAGACAACTGTTTCTGGGGAGAAATATTATGCATACGGTGGTGATATGGGAGACACCAAAATCAATGCTAGTAATTTCTGCATAAATGGAATTGTTGATCCCGAACGTAATCCAAAGCCAGCCCTCTGGGAGGTTAAAAAAGTATACCAGCGTGTTCTTTTTGAGGCTGAAGATGTGGTCCGGGGCCAAATCAAAATTCGCAATAGCCATCATTTCACAAACCTAAATGAGTTTGCGTTCACTTGGGAACTGCAAGAGGATGGGGTAACTATTCAAAGGGGTGATTTTGATGAAGTCAATGTTGACCCCAAGGCAAGTACGACACTTGACATACCGTTCAAAAAACCTAATTTAACTCCTGGAGCCGAGTATTTCCTCACTGTTTCGGCGGTTTTGAAGGAAGACACCAAATGGGCAAGGAAAGGACATGAGATTGCATTTGAACAGTTCTTGCTTCCTTATGCGGAACCATTGCTTAATAAAGGTTTAAAAGATGCAGAAAGGTTACAAGTAAATGGCAATACAATTCAGGGAGCGAACTTTACGGTCCAATTCGATACAAATACGGGACAATTAACACAATTTGTTTATGATGGAATAAACTTGGTGACCTCAGGATTGCGGCCTAGTTTTTGGCGGCCCTCTACGGATAATGACCGTCGAGGTGGGAAAACTCCCAAGGATTTATCAGTTTGGAAATCGGCATCACAGAACCCCGATAAAATTGATTTTCAGCTAAAACAAATTTCGGAACATGAAGCCAGGGCAATCGTGAACTATCTTTTCGCGAAGGGAAAGGCTAAAATGCGGCTGACCCATTCGATATTTGGAAATGGAACAATGAAAACGGATGTAAGTTTTACCAAAGCGGATGATTTACCAATGCTTCCAAAATTAGGACTGCAATTGGAAGTTCCCCAAACTTTAGAGCATTTGAGATGGCTGGGGCGTGGACCCCATGAAAACTATTGGGATCGAAAATTGGGTGCCAAAGTGGACGAGTACTCGGGAAAAGTCATGGAAAACTATTATACCTATATTTTGCCGCAAGAAAGTAGTAATAAAACAGACGTTCGATGGTTGAGTCTAACCGATGCCAAGGGACATGGTATTTTGATCAATGCCATCGACGAAAACCTAAGTATGAGCGCCTGGCCCTACAGTACATGGGATATTGAAAAAGCATTACACACCTATGATCTAAAAGCTAGGGACTTTATTACATTGAACATTGACCATAAACAAATGGGAGTAGGAGGGGACGACAGTTGGTCCAAAAAGGCACTGCCACATCCAGAGTTCAGACTTAAGGATACGGAATACTCATATTCATTTATCATACAACCGATTCAAAGCGTTAAAGAAATTGGCAGGGTTCCACCCCCTGAATAG